Proteins encoded together in one Thermococcus gammatolerans EJ3 window:
- the serS gene encoding serine--tRNA ligase has protein sequence MLDIKLIREKPELVKKDLIKRGETEKVKWIDEILELDRKWRENLKKINQLRKERNQLAVQIGKRKKAGEPIEDLLARSNEIVKQIEELEKEVEALKKKIDYYLWRLPNITHESVPVGKDDTENVPIRFWGKAKVWEGFLESFKEQSLGKMDYEVLSWRPRLHVDMLELLRGADLERAAKVSGSRFYYLLNELVILDLALIRFALDRLIEKGFTPVIPPYMVRRFVEEGATTFEDFEDVIYKVEGEDLYLIPTAEHPLAGMHANEILDGKDLPLLYVGVSPCFRKEAGTAGKDTKGIFRVHQFHKVEQFVYSRPEESWEWHEKIIANAEELFQELEIPYRVVNICTGDLGYVAAKKYDIEAWMAGQGKFREVVSASNCTDWQARRLNIRFRDKTHEKPKFVHTLNSTAIATSRAIVAILENHQTEEGVVKLPKALWKYTGFKEILPASMKEKCCQD, from the coding sequence ATGCTCGACATAAAGCTCATCCGCGAAAAGCCCGAGCTCGTTAAGAAAGACCTCATCAAGAGGGGCGAAACCGAGAAGGTCAAGTGGATTGATGAGATCCTCGAACTCGACAGGAAGTGGCGCGAGAACCTGAAGAAAATCAACCAGCTCAGGAAGGAGCGCAACCAGCTGGCAGTACAGATAGGCAAGCGCAAGAAGGCCGGAGAGCCGATAGAGGACCTCCTCGCGAGGAGCAACGAGATAGTGAAGCAGATTGAGGAGCTTGAGAAAGAAGTTGAGGCCCTGAAGAAGAAAATCGACTACTACCTCTGGCGCCTGCCCAACATCACCCACGAGAGCGTTCCGGTCGGCAAGGACGACACCGAGAACGTTCCAATAAGGTTCTGGGGCAAGGCCAAGGTCTGGGAGGGCTTCCTCGAAAGCTTTAAGGAGCAGAGCCTCGGGAAGATGGACTACGAGGTTTTGAGCTGGAGGCCGAGGCTTCACGTTGACATGCTCGAGCTTTTACGCGGTGCCGACCTTGAGAGGGCCGCGAAGGTCAGCGGTTCGCGCTTCTATTACCTCCTCAACGAACTGGTCATACTGGATTTAGCTTTAATTCGCTTCGCCCTAGACAGGCTCATCGAGAAGGGCTTCACGCCGGTGATCCCACCCTACATGGTGCGCCGCTTCGTCGAGGAAGGCGCTACCACCTTTGAAGACTTCGAGGACGTCATATACAAGGTCGAAGGTGAGGACCTCTACCTGATTCCGACGGCAGAGCACCCGCTCGCCGGAATGCACGCCAACGAAATCCTCGACGGGAAAGATTTGCCCCTCCTCTACGTCGGCGTTAGTCCATGCTTCAGGAAAGAGGCCGGAACGGCTGGAAAAGATACGAAGGGAATATTCCGCGTTCACCAGTTCCACAAGGTAGAGCAGTTCGTCTATTCGAGGCCTGAAGAGAGCTGGGAGTGGCACGAGAAGATCATAGCGAACGCCGAGGAGCTCTTCCAGGAGCTTGAGATCCCCTACCGCGTCGTCAACATCTGCACCGGCGACTTGGGCTACGTAGCCGCAAAGAAGTACGACATAGAGGCCTGGATGGCAGGCCAGGGCAAGTTCAGGGAGGTCGTCTCCGCCAGCAACTGTACCGACTGGCAGGCGAGGCGCTTAAACATCCGCTTCCGCGACAAGACCCATGAGAAACCGAAGTTCGTCCACACGCTCAACTCAACTGCTATCGCGACGTCGAGGGCCATTGTAGCGATACTCGAGAACCACCAGACGGAGGAGGGCGTTGTAAAGCTCCCGAAGGCCCTCTGGAAGTACACGGGCTTCAAGGAGATCCTGCCCGCGAGCATGAAGGAGAAGTGCTGTCAGGACTGA
- a CDS encoding Lrp/AsnC family transcriptional regulator, which produces MDELDLRILQLLQKNARLSYREIARELNVAVGTVYNRIKKMEENGVIRGFCVAIDYEKVGFGLTAVIGIKAKGREIMRIEREIAKNPRVMQVYDVTGEYDIIAIAKFRDRADMNRFVKWLLSLEGVEKTNTSVVMDIAKEDFTISLEALSEK; this is translated from the coding sequence ATGGACGAGCTTGATCTCAGGATACTTCAACTCCTCCAGAAGAACGCCAGACTCTCCTATCGAGAGATAGCGAGGGAACTAAACGTCGCCGTCGGGACTGTTTACAACAGAATAAAGAAGATGGAGGAAAACGGGGTCATTAGGGGCTTCTGCGTCGCCATTGACTACGAGAAAGTTGGTTTCGGGCTGACGGCGGTGATAGGCATAAAGGCCAAGGGGCGGGAGATAATGAGGATAGAGCGTGAAATCGCGAAAAACCCGAGGGTTATGCAGGTCTACGACGTGACAGGGGAGTACGACATAATAGCCATAGCAAAGTTCCGGGACAGGGCGGATATGAACAGGTTCGTAAAATGGTTGCTCTCCCTTGAGGGAGTTGAAAAAACGAACACCAGCGTCGTTATGGACATTGCCAAGGAAGACTTCACCATAAGCCTTGAGGCTCTATCTGAGAAGTAA
- a CDS encoding nucleotidyltransferase domain-containing protein → MPREKVVKIWDEREVIYTPKRWRYLWEKREKALKIMERLAQFDPLLYGSVARGDVRRDSDIDIFIPIKVPSYLIELALEGLVRRRKIVMATPWHLIKGVIEIDEETTVTFPLIEPTDRELDFYRWGGAVDLWGVKTKERVPGVNKKLILIIPTERGHIEREVVGRESEVARILGVSVEVVTERVHVLTRRDAIGRTGIYLNEEVPDWMTFEEALKIIADRDPNVRRKVRERGGV, encoded by the coding sequence ATGCCGAGGGAAAAGGTAGTGAAGATATGGGACGAGCGCGAGGTAATCTACACTCCCAAGAGGTGGCGCTACCTCTGGGAGAAAAGGGAGAAGGCGCTTAAGATTATGGAGCGTTTAGCCCAGTTCGACCCCCTGCTCTACGGGAGCGTTGCGAGGGGAGACGTGAGAAGGGACAGCGACATAGACATATTCATCCCGATTAAGGTTCCGAGCTATCTCATCGAGCTTGCCCTTGAGGGCCTCGTGAGGAGAAGGAAGATAGTCATGGCAACTCCCTGGCACCTGATAAAGGGCGTGATTGAGATTGACGAAGAAACGACCGTGACGTTTCCCCTCATCGAGCCGACCGACAGGGAGCTGGACTTCTACCGCTGGGGAGGGGCCGTTGATTTATGGGGCGTCAAAACCAAGGAGCGCGTTCCGGGCGTCAATAAGAAGCTGATTCTGATAATTCCCACCGAGAGGGGCCACATCGAGCGCGAGGTGGTTGGAAGGGAGAGCGAGGTCGCCAGAATCCTCGGCGTGAGCGTTGAGGTCGTTACCGAGCGCGTCCACGTCCTCACGAGGAGGGACGCGATTGGGAGGACTGGCATTTACCTCAACGAAGAGGTTCCAGACTGGATGACCTTCGAGGAGGCCCTGAAAATCATCGCCGACCGCGACCCGAACGTCAGGAGGAAGGTGCGGGAGCGGGGAGGGGTTTAG
- a CDS encoding L-threonylcarbamoyladenylate synthase: MTIVIPMRAGPDERLKVAARLIVEGKLVAFPTETVYGLGADALNERAVRRIFEAKGRPADNPLIIHIAESEWLFELAREVPEVALRLAERFWPGPLTLVLPKGEKVPSVTTGGLDTVAVRMPAHPIALELIRLSGRPIAAPSANISGKPSPTEADHVVDDFYGRIECIIDGGPTPIGVESTVLDLTGEVPVLLRPGGLPLEDIERVIGRVDVHPAVKGIEVNLAKAPGMKYKHYSPNAQVILVEGPREAVRRKMEEIVEEFRSRGLKVGVMATEKYDADAFFHLGESMEEVARNVFRALRELDKAGVDVILAEGIEERGLGLAVMNRLRKAAGYKVIRADKLK; encoded by the coding sequence GTGACCATTGTAATCCCCATGAGGGCCGGCCCGGATGAGCGATTGAAGGTCGCAGCAAGGCTCATAGTAGAGGGAAAGCTCGTTGCATTCCCCACCGAGACTGTTTACGGTCTTGGCGCCGATGCCCTGAATGAGAGGGCGGTCAGGAGGATCTTCGAGGCCAAGGGCAGACCCGCTGATAATCCCCTCATAATCCACATAGCCGAGAGTGAATGGCTCTTTGAGCTTGCGAGGGAAGTTCCTGAGGTTGCCCTCAGGCTTGCCGAACGTTTTTGGCCCGGTCCGCTTACCCTAGTTCTGCCCAAGGGGGAGAAAGTTCCCTCGGTAACGACGGGCGGCTTGGACACTGTGGCGGTGAGGATGCCGGCCCATCCGATAGCGCTTGAACTCATAAGGCTCAGTGGAAGGCCGATAGCGGCTCCTTCAGCCAACATAAGCGGGAAACCCAGCCCAACGGAAGCGGATCACGTCGTGGACGATTTCTACGGAAGGATTGAGTGTATAATCGACGGGGGTCCCACGCCGATAGGTGTTGAGTCAACGGTTCTTGATCTCACGGGGGAGGTTCCAGTTCTTCTGAGGCCGGGCGGCCTTCCCCTCGAGGATATTGAAAGGGTCATAGGCAGAGTTGATGTGCATCCTGCGGTAAAGGGGATTGAGGTGAACCTTGCGAAGGCCCCGGGTATGAAATATAAGCACTACTCCCCCAACGCCCAGGTTATACTTGTTGAGGGGCCAAGGGAAGCTGTTAGAAGAAAGATGGAGGAGATTGTCGAGGAGTTCAGGAGTAGGGGCCTTAAGGTCGGTGTTATGGCAACGGAGAAGTACGATGCGGATGCCTTCTTCCATCTTGGGGAAAGTATGGAAGAGGTCGCCAGAAACGTTTTCCGCGCGCTCAGAGAGCTGGACAAAGCGGGGGTTGACGTGATACTCGCGGAAGGGATAGAGGAGAGGGGACTCGGTCTGGCGGTGATGAACCGTCTCAGGAAGGCCGCCGGCTACAAGGTGATCCGGGCGGATAAACTTAAATAG
- a CDS encoding molybdenum cofactor synthesis domain-containing protein produces MAFLKVVSLEEALKVINSFRLEPKVETVPLSDALGRVLAKDVLSPIDVPPFDRATVDGYAVRAEDTFMASESEPVKLRVVGEVHAGENPGFRIEKGLAAYISTGAPLPEGADAVIQFEDVDRVGDEVLIYKPAYPGLGVMKRGTDIPSGKLLLKRGTKLGFKETALLSAVGLEEVPVFRKPKVAVISTGNEVTLPGNELRPGQIYDINGRAITDAVRELGGEACFLGVSGDDPKTLAEMILDGVASCDIVVLSGGASGGMRDLTSSTIERLGRVYVHGIAIQPGKPTIIGEIDGKPVFGLPGYPTSCLTNFTLLVAPLLRKLIGRENEVRRVKKRLAHKVFSVKGRRQFLPVRIEGDKAVPILKGSGAVTSFVDADGFIEVPENVEILEAGEEVEVTFFG; encoded by the coding sequence ATGGCGTTCCTTAAAGTCGTTTCACTGGAGGAGGCTTTGAAAGTTATCAATTCCTTCCGGCTTGAACCGAAAGTGGAAACGGTTCCCCTCAGTGATGCCCTTGGGAGGGTTCTTGCAAAGGACGTTCTCTCCCCCATAGACGTCCCGCCCTTCGATCGCGCCACCGTCGACGGGTACGCGGTTAGGGCTGAAGACACGTTCATGGCGAGCGAAAGCGAACCGGTGAAACTAAGGGTCGTCGGTGAGGTTCACGCCGGTGAGAACCCGGGGTTCAGGATCGAGAAGGGCCTTGCGGCATACATATCTACCGGGGCTCCCCTGCCCGAGGGGGCCGATGCCGTGATACAGTTCGAGGACGTCGATCGCGTTGGAGACGAGGTTCTCATCTACAAGCCCGCCTACCCCGGGCTGGGTGTCATGAAACGGGGCACTGACATCCCCTCCGGGAAACTGCTTCTGAAACGGGGCACCAAGCTGGGCTTCAAGGAGACCGCCCTGCTCTCGGCGGTTGGTCTGGAGGAAGTCCCTGTTTTCAGAAAGCCCAAGGTTGCGGTGATAAGCACTGGAAACGAGGTAACCCTTCCCGGAAACGAACTCAGACCGGGTCAGATCTACGATATCAACGGCAGGGCAATAACCGATGCCGTAAGGGAACTCGGCGGTGAAGCCTGCTTCCTCGGCGTTTCCGGAGACGACCCCAAGACCCTCGCGGAGATGATACTCGACGGGGTCGCGAGCTGTGATATCGTCGTTCTCAGCGGCGGCGCGAGCGGGGGAATGAGGGATCTGACAAGCTCCACGATAGAAAGGCTTGGCCGGGTCTACGTGCACGGCATAGCGATCCAGCCCGGAAAACCCACTATAATAGGTGAGATCGACGGAAAACCTGTCTTCGGCCTCCCGGGCTATCCAACGAGCTGTCTGACGAACTTTACCCTCCTCGTGGCCCCTCTCCTAAGGAAACTCATTGGAAGGGAGAACGAGGTCAGAAGAGTCAAAAAGAGGCTCGCCCACAAGGTCTTCTCGGTGAAGGGCAGGAGGCAGTTCCTCCCGGTTAGAATAGAGGGTGATAAGGCAGTCCCGATACTCAAGGGAAGCGGTGCCGTCACGAGCTTCGTTGATGCGGATGGTTTTATTGAAGTGCCCGAGAACGTGGAGATACTGGAGGCAGGGGAGGAGGTAGAGGTTACGTTCTTCGGCTGA